A genomic region of Caldicellulosiruptor acetigenus contains the following coding sequences:
- a CDS encoding WG repeat-containing protein, giving the protein MWNKVKILNRRNNESIKLIIAIVVLVLVLNTIGVYSKQNVNVKDNLIIIEPKFKYIYPFSEGLAVFVSEDNKHGYLDTKGNIIIKPNFEEAHSYSEGIAVVKEKGKWKVINKKGNIILSLDFDYIGSFSEGLAPVEKDKKWGYINKKGEIVIEPQFESAGNFFEDRAVIQLNGKFGYIDKSGKIIISPKYYVAYEFSKGVAAVAILDAQKNTKYGFIDRNGKYVIEPKYDFLASFIGNIYYDKIFKNGLARIRVNNKFGYINEKGEVVIQPKFEYALEFDKNIALVCYNGKYGYINKRGDFIINPVYEDMLLFSEGLAAAKLSGKWGFINYKGDFTIKPQFEKAYSFSEGVAAVKLKGKWGFIDKKGNFIIKPQFDEPIIYCSAIYTFTNGLAAVCKNRKYGYIDKNGKWIVEPNYDVASGFMNGFAYIGKNNLEGFIALKNMVLKEKN; this is encoded by the coding sequence GTGTGGAATAAAGTAAAAATTTTGAACAGGAGAAATAATGAGTCTATTAAATTGATTATAGCAATTGTGGTGTTAGTTTTAGTACTTAATACAATTGGAGTTTATAGTAAACAAAATGTGAATGTTAAAGACAATCTAATTATAATAGAACCTAAGTTTAAATATATATATCCATTTTCAGAAGGATTAGCTGTTTTTGTAAGCGAAGATAATAAACATGGATACTTGGATACGAAAGGCAATATTATAATAAAACCTAATTTCGAAGAAGCGCATAGCTATTCTGAAGGTATAGCAGTAGTTAAGGAAAAAGGAAAATGGAAAGTTATAAACAAAAAAGGCAATATCATTTTAAGTTTGGATTTTGACTATATTGGAAGCTTCAGCGAGGGTTTAGCACCAGTAGAAAAAGATAAAAAATGGGGGTATATAAACAAAAAAGGTGAAATAGTGATTGAGCCTCAATTCGAAAGTGCGGGTAATTTTTTTGAGGACAGGGCTGTAATACAGCTAAACGGAAAATTTGGCTATATAGATAAGAGTGGAAAAATAATAATATCACCCAAATATTATGTAGCTTATGAATTTTCAAAAGGTGTTGCTGCTGTTGCAATTTTAGATGCACAAAAAAATACAAAGTATGGCTTTATAGATAGAAATGGCAAATATGTTATAGAACCTAAATATGATTTTTTAGCAAGTTTTATTGGTAACATTTACTATGATAAAATTTTCAAGAATGGGTTAGCAAGAATAAGAGTGAATAACAAGTTTGGATATATAAATGAAAAAGGTGAAGTAGTTATTCAACCAAAATTTGAATATGCTCTTGAGTTTGATAAAAATATTGCCTTAGTTTGCTACAATGGAAAATATGGATATATAAATAAGAGAGGAGATTTTATAATCAATCCAGTTTATGAAGATATGTTATTATTTTCAGAAGGTTTAGCAGCAGCTAAGTTAAGTGGTAAATGGGGTTTTATTAATTATAAAGGTGATTTTACTATAAAACCTCAGTTTGAAAAAGCTTATAGTTTTTCAGAGGGAGTAGCTGCTGTAAAATTGAAAGGTAAATGGGGTTTTATTGACAAAAAAGGTAATTTTATAATTAAGCCTCAATTTGATGAACCTATAATATATTGCAGTGCCATATATACTTTTACAAATGGTTTAGCAGCAGTTTGTAAAAATAGAAAATATGGATATATTGATAAAAATGGGAAATGGATTGTTGAACCTAATTATGACGTAGCAAGTGGGTTTATGAATGGCTTTGCTTATATTGGTAAAAATAACCTTGAAGGATTTATTGCATTAAAGAACATGGTGTTGAAAGAAAAAAACTAA
- a CDS encoding DUF4163 domain-containing protein has translation MKKFKMISICIFIVLLLPISGCSLLKTKNESVSKVNTSVKQKPNQAIVYSNKNEPTNKPAWDVVFERIYQKTEKYEIDVFIPKIIGDALKQEICEKINSILRKYTEQQIADIKKISDGSEGDSGLYPYILDIKCEWDKSVEPYISFLFEEYSYTGGAHGLTQIECFTFDLRTGNSIKLVNYLNNDQRKLIENYINFARALCNDLDDPPYEVFNGQGYQKAIDEDLFEDMVFKNDGLLVCFEPYKIASYARGVVKFWFDLKELRNKEENIDFDLSNYVTIKKLLSMNLSEVRNEFGLPTEIYSYEGGLLYKTKSELLFSFDFNSVERLEDMTKACVNSFSTGDNVKLYGISLKGSLSALDKKLLKNVKELKKVSEGIDEEWGSYFVSYELGKDIELYIESKTSDKNSDVSYMLVKKKRL, from the coding sequence ATGAAAAAATTCAAAATGATTTCAATTTGTATATTTATCGTTTTGTTATTACCAATCAGTGGATGTTCGTTATTAAAAACAAAAAATGAAAGTGTTAGCAAGGTTAATACTTCAGTTAAGCAAAAACCAAATCAGGCTATTGTGTATTCAAACAAAAATGAACCTACAAACAAGCCTGCGTGGGATGTTGTATTTGAAAGAATTTACCAAAAAACAGAAAAGTACGAAATAGATGTATTTATACCTAAAATCATTGGTGATGCATTGAAACAAGAAATCTGTGAAAAAATAAATTCTATTCTTAGAAAATATACTGAACAACAAATCGCAGATATAAAAAAGATATCTGATGGGTCAGAAGGTGACTCAGGTTTGTATCCATATATACTTGATATCAAATGTGAATGGGACAAAAGTGTTGAACCTTATATTTCTTTTTTATTTGAAGAATACTCATATACTGGTGGGGCACATGGTTTGACTCAAATAGAATGTTTTACCTTTGACCTGAGAACAGGTAACAGTATAAAACTTGTAAACTATTTGAATAATGATCAACGAAAATTAATAGAAAATTATATAAATTTTGCAAGAGCTCTATGTAATGATTTAGATGATCCACCATATGAAGTGTTTAATGGGCAGGGCTATCAGAAAGCCATTGATGAAGATTTGTTTGAAGATATGGTATTCAAAAATGATGGTCTTTTAGTTTGTTTTGAACCATATAAGATTGCATCATATGCAAGAGGAGTAGTAAAATTTTGGTTTGACTTAAAGGAGCTAAGGAACAAGGAAGAAAATATAGATTTTGATTTAAGTAATTATGTCACGATAAAAAAATTGTTAAGTATGAATCTGAGCGAAGTAAGAAATGAGTTTGGTTTACCAACAGAGATCTATTCCTATGAAGGTGGGTTATTATATAAGACTAAAAGTGAGCTTTTATTTAGCTTTGATTTTAATTCAGTAGAGAGATTAGAAGATATGACTAAAGCATGTGTTAATAGTTTTAGTACTGGAGACAATGTAAAACTTTACGGTATTTCTTTGAAAGGCTCACTCTCAGCTTTAGATAAAAAATTGTTAAAAAATGTAAAAGAATTAAAAAAAGTTAGTGAAGGAATCGATGAAGAGTGGGGCAGCTATTTTGTATCGTATGAACTCGGTAAAGACATAGAATTATATATCGAGTCCAAGACAAGTGATAAAAACTCAGATGTAAGTTATATGCTGGTTAAGAAAAAAAGGTTGTAG
- a CDS encoding Yip1 family protein, protein MMKCPHCGKELQEGEVCTCQINQTVGSQTNGSQATSGEVLNDTQNTAKISEDVKSENIEQTMNTTEEKKKEAANTQILNEVINSAVRYSHLTIKFAWAFLKNPFVFISKVIQNNDFKVGILFAIITFVLISIQNLVLAGRGIKLVEDFFGVSLLNSYSLFKTFLYNFIALFLLYLLYCGIVKLIFVILKENIDFKAVLGGIGVSLIPLAWVAIANLILQFISVWLVVLLCIFGFLMNVTLNFWSVKVLLKDKETKALYITVGAYIVCIILLAVIMFAIGNGIASSSGGNVISVGSDNIIGTWSDDKDTIIFYPNGTFKAHYYWIGGAWEIDGNKLYLTGTLTGKEGYYYKIEGNKLILDPIPGSGLGKYEFYRVR, encoded by the coding sequence ATGATGAAATGTCCGCATTGTGGTAAGGAACTTCAAGAAGGTGAAGTTTGCACTTGTCAAATAAATCAAACGGTAGGGAGTCAAACAAATGGCAGTCAAGCTACAAGCGGTGAAGTATTGAATGATACTCAAAATACTGCGAAAATTAGTGAGGATGTCAAGAGCGAAAATATTGAGCAAACTATGAATACCACTGAAGAAAAGAAAAAGGAAGCAGCTAATACTCAAATTTTAAATGAAGTAATCAATTCGGCAGTTCGATATTCTCATCTTACAATAAAATTTGCTTGGGCATTTTTGAAAAATCCGTTTGTTTTTATTTCAAAGGTTATACAAAACAATGACTTTAAAGTAGGCATCTTGTTTGCTATTATTACCTTTGTACTTATTTCTATCCAAAATCTTGTTTTAGCAGGAAGAGGTATAAAGTTAGTTGAAGATTTTTTTGGGGTATCGCTTTTAAATTCGTATTCATTGTTTAAAACATTTCTTTATAATTTTATAGCTTTGTTTCTTTTATACCTTTTGTATTGCGGTATTGTTAAATTGATATTTGTGATATTAAAAGAAAATATTGATTTTAAGGCTGTATTAGGAGGAATAGGGGTAAGTTTAATTCCTCTTGCGTGGGTAGCTATTGCGAATTTAATTTTGCAGTTTATAAGTGTTTGGTTAGTTGTATTATTATGCATATTTGGTTTTCTTATGAATGTTACGTTAAATTTTTGGTCGGTTAAAGTTTTACTGAAAGATAAAGAAACTAAGGCACTTTATATTACAGTAGGAGCGTACATTGTATGTATTATTTTACTAGCAGTGATTATGTTTGCAATAGGCAATGGGATAGCAAGTTCGAGTGGGGGAAATGTTATTAGTGTAGGTTCAGATAATATTATTGGAACTTGGTCGGATGATAAAGATACCATCATATTTTATCCAAATGGTACATTTAAAGCCCATTATTATTGGATAGGTGGCGCATGGGAGATAGATGGGAATAAATTATATCTCACAGGAACATTAACTGGAAAAGAAGGATATTATTACAAAATTGAGGGTAATAAATTAATATTGGATCCTATTCCTGGTTCAGGTTTGGGCAAGTATGAATTTTATAGGGTTAGATAA
- a CDS encoding zinc ribbon domain-containing protein, whose translation MLYCPKCGATIEKGQKVCSQCGESLESKILSNLQGTKREFFLEKYFDSKTEEFKVPSIKFKFDRKLLPWFYGIIGFLVFLVLFVAIGKSMYSPQKVVDEFKEAIKNKDSKKLSQILIHETNEQISQDNLKAFIELCQTKPEYIDGVFKALDEAIQSISNLSSDTKNKSLTELLSNLFSAQDYSNDFVLKPVGKGMIFFTKYKIAAKNYFLKVKCDTKDAKIYLNDKNIASVSDPSQEISIGPLIAGIYKVKAEYKGPYCTLEKIDEEEIYSTDFSNYNQHTAELYLNPRYVEIQSDFEDAEIILNGKPTGVLVKDASEFGPVSDESEFSARIKLPWGEAKTTSIKLSSWSNRVTIPNTLSNDDTNNSTFEKVASVVNEFEKSYRTAMTSQDPNKLLHISDELKQVFTNRIQDLKANNQKFAGKVTKTEFNFGTLQLFKDEEGRITVKITAKIYYKDAVYSQEGTPLQDIPEKETGQVYTLLWDENAKNFVIIGINAPWYYDWPDNGKIKEYKLDEGSV comes from the coding sequence TTGCTTTACTGTCCAAAGTGTGGTGCCACAATTGAAAAGGGGCAGAAAGTATGTAGTCAGTGTGGAGAAAGCTTAGAGTCAAAGATTTTGAGTAATTTGCAAGGGACAAAGAGAGAGTTCTTCTTAGAAAAATACTTTGATAGCAAAACAGAAGAATTTAAAGTTCCAAGCATAAAATTTAAATTTGACAGAAAACTTTTGCCGTGGTTTTACGGAATTATAGGTTTCCTGGTGTTCTTAGTATTGTTTGTAGCAATTGGAAAGTCAATGTATTCTCCGCAAAAGGTTGTGGATGAGTTTAAGGAAGCTATTAAGAATAAAGATTCAAAAAAGCTTTCCCAGATACTTATTCATGAGACAAATGAGCAAATTTCACAAGATAATCTAAAAGCTTTCATAGAGTTGTGTCAGACAAAACCTGAATACATAGACGGTGTTTTCAAAGCATTAGATGAAGCAATTCAATCAATTTCAAATTTATCTTCAGATACAAAGAACAAATCTCTAACAGAACTTTTATCTAATCTTTTCTCAGCTCAAGATTATTCTAATGATTTTGTTTTAAAACCTGTAGGCAAAGGGATGATTTTCTTCACAAAATATAAGATTGCAGCAAAAAATTACTTTTTAAAGGTAAAATGTGATACAAAGGACGCGAAAATATACTTGAATGATAAGAATATTGCTTCAGTTTCAGACCCATCTCAGGAAATTTCAATAGGTCCTTTGATTGCGGGGATATACAAGGTTAAAGCTGAATACAAAGGTCCATATTGTACATTAGAAAAGATTGATGAAGAAGAAATTTACAGTACTGATTTTAGTAACTATAACCAACACACTGCTGAACTATATCTTAATCCTCGCTACGTAGAGATACAATCAGATTTTGAAGATGCTGAGATAATTTTGAATGGTAAACCAACCGGTGTTTTGGTAAAAGATGCTTCTGAATTTGGACCTGTAAGTGATGAAAGTGAGTTTAGTGCAAGAATAAAACTTCCATGGGGTGAGGCAAAAACAACTTCTATAAAACTTAGCAGCTGGTCAAATAGAGTTACAATCCCAAATACACTTTCAAACGATGATACAAATAACTCAACATTTGAAAAGGTTGCTTCTGTTGTAAATGAATTTGAAAAGTCCTACAGGACTGCTATGACATCTCAGGATCCAAATAAGCTTTTGCACATATCTGATGAGTTAAAACAAGTTTTTACAAACAGAATTCAAGATTTAAAAGCCAATAACCAAAAGTTTGCAGGCAAGGTAACAAAAACTGAGTTCAACTTTGGAACATTGCAATTATTTAAAGATGAAGAAGGAAGAATAACAGTAAAAATTACTGCGAAGATTTACTACAAAGATGCAGTATATTCCCAAGAAGGGACTCCGCTACAAGATATTCCTGAAAAAGAAACCGGACAGGTTTACACACTTTTATGGGATGAAAATGCAAAGAACTTTGTTATCATTGGGATAAATGCTCCTTGGTATTATGATTGGCCAGATAATGGCAAGATTAAAGAATACAAATTAGATGAAGGGAGTGTGTGA
- a CDS encoding NPCBM/NEW2 domain-containing protein encodes MKKYFSAFIIIFAVIFCFVGVASSPTNYKTMYEKLLKDYNSLKTQYDKLKKENANLQAKVNELSKKVATSPVYEYQRDIILNGVTLKYKVPFLNYKGMRFVHLDSIMYCFFNKNITPWKIKDNQKALVIGPDLGPNGGIFLTDLPLSDYKAVKDSWGDQGRYGINQDVVTLLGKTYRKNIWWDAYQYSYWDSNNNKRFTFVQYKLNGDYKKLKMTLGLDDDSEVGASGKFTIYLDGEKRYEIEIAKGEKGKEVSLDVVGCNTLKIEFFANPANYNCMIYPFVGDAVLYK; translated from the coding sequence ATGAAAAAGTACTTCTCAGCATTTATAATCATTTTTGCTGTTATCTTTTGTTTTGTTGGGGTTGCATCATCCCCAACAAATTATAAGACCATGTACGAAAAACTTTTGAAAGATTACAATTCTTTAAAAACTCAATATGACAAGCTAAAAAAAGAAAATGCTAATCTTCAAGCAAAGGTAAATGAACTTAGCAAAAAGGTAGCAACAAGCCCAGTTTATGAGTACCAGAGAGATATTATCCTAAATGGAGTAACACTCAAATACAAAGTTCCATTTTTGAACTATAAAGGGATGAGGTTTGTTCATCTTGATTCAATTATGTATTGCTTCTTTAACAAAAACATAACTCCTTGGAAAATTAAAGATAATCAAAAAGCATTAGTTATAGGTCCCGATTTAGGTCCAAATGGGGGTATATTTCTAACTGATTTGCCGTTGAGTGACTACAAAGCTGTTAAAGATTCTTGGGGTGATCAGGGTCGATATGGTATCAATCAGGACGTGGTTACATTGCTTGGAAAAACATATCGCAAAAATATTTGGTGGGATGCTTACCAATATTCATATTGGGATTCAAACAATAATAAGCGATTTACATTTGTTCAGTATAAGTTAAACGGCGATTACAAAAAATTGAAAATGACTTTGGGTTTAGATGATGATTCTGAAGTCGGTGCAAGTGGAAAATTCACAATTTATTTGGATGGTGAAAAAAGATACGAGATAGAAATTGCAAAAGGGGAGAAAGGAAAAGAGGTTTCTTTAGATGTGGTTGGCTGTAATACATTAAAGATTGAATTTTTTGCAAATCCAGCTAATTATAATTGTATGATTTATCCTTTTGTAGGTGATGCAGTATTATACAAATAA
- the rpoD gene encoding RNA polymerase sigma factor RpoD has product MTDQNMENNEVKNLNDQNINKETGSEQQQEVEKQLLASQKNENQEKQPAKKSTENKSEGKKMSEEKKSLIREKVRELISLGQSKGFLTYSEIQEILDKVELDASQVENIYDTLESMGIDVVDDRVSEEELLKDDLENLPEGIAIDDPVRMYLKEIGKIPLLTPEEEIELAKRIEQGDEEAKKRLAEANLRLVVSIAKRYVGRGMLFLDLIQEGNLGLLKAVEKFDYRKGYKFSTYATWWIRQAITRAIADQARTIRIPVHMVETINKLVRVSRQLLQEKGREPTPEEIAKEMNMPVEKVREILKIAQEPVSLETPIGEEEDSHLGDFIPDDDALAPSEAAAYSMLKEQLLEVLDSLNEREKKVLKLRFGLEDGRARTLEEVGKEFNVTRERIRQIEAKALRKLRHPSRSKKLKDFLE; this is encoded by the coding sequence ATGACAGACCAGAACATGGAAAACAATGAGGTGAAAAACCTCAATGACCAAAATATAAATAAAGAGACTGGAAGCGAACAGCAGCAAGAGGTTGAAAAACAATTGCTTGCATCACAGAAAAATGAAAATCAAGAAAAACAGCCTGCTAAAAAGAGCACAGAAAACAAATCGGAAGGTAAGAAAATGAGCGAAGAAAAAAAGAGTCTTATAAGAGAAAAGGTCAGAGAACTTATATCTCTTGGTCAGAGCAAAGGTTTTCTGACATATTCTGAAATACAGGAGATACTTGACAAGGTAGAGCTTGACGCAAGCCAGGTTGAGAACATCTACGATACCTTGGAGAGCATGGGAATTGATGTTGTTGACGACAGAGTGTCAGAGGAGGAGCTCTTAAAAGACGATCTGGAAAATCTACCTGAAGGTATTGCTATAGATGACCCTGTCAGGATGTATTTGAAGGAAATTGGCAAGATTCCACTTTTGACCCCCGAAGAGGAGATTGAACTTGCAAAGAGGATTGAACAGGGCGATGAGGAAGCTAAAAAGAGGCTTGCAGAAGCAAACTTAAGGCTTGTTGTAAGCATTGCAAAAAGATATGTTGGGCGTGGGATGTTATTCTTGGACCTAATCCAGGAAGGAAATTTGGGACTTTTAAAAGCAGTTGAAAAGTTTGACTACAGAAAAGGTTATAAATTCTCAACATATGCAACATGGTGGATTCGCCAGGCAATCACAAGAGCTATAGCTGACCAAGCAAGAACTATCAGAATTCCTGTGCACATGGTTGAGACGATAAATAAGCTTGTAAGGGTATCACGCCAGCTTCTGCAGGAAAAGGGAAGAGAACCAACACCTGAAGAAATAGCAAAAGAGATGAACATGCCAGTTGAAAAGGTGCGGGAGATTCTAAAGATTGCTCAAGAGCCGGTATCATTGGAGACGCCAATTGGTGAGGAAGAAGACAGCCACTTGGGAGACTTTATTCCAGATGATGATGCGCTTGCACCATCTGAAGCTGCTGCATATTCAATGCTAAAAGAGCAACTTTTAGAGGTTTTGGATTCTTTAAACGAAAGAGAAAAGAAGGTTTTAAAGCTTCGATTTGGCCTTGAAGATGGAAGAGCCCGCACCTTAGAAGAGGTTGGCAAGGAGTTCAACGTGACACGTGAAAGAATCCGTCAAATTGAGGCAAAGGCATTGCGAAAACTCAGACATCCAAGCAGGAGTAAGAAGCTTAAGGATTTTTTGGAGTAA
- the dnaG gene encoding DNA primase has protein sequence MIFIKNAKRYFKKFVEIKLNCLKKREGEHDVLERVVEQVLSKIDIVDVVSMYVPLKKVGANFRALCPFHQERTPSFYVSPAKQIFHCFGCGVGGNAIHFVMRIENLTFTEALKVLAQKAKIDVDFSQSQSAKDRALAKQKEELISLHHDCFEYFQSQLYLRKNIDAARYVLKRGIRKETAKQFGLGFCPENNNLYEMLSKKYSKEIIDKSGIFIERNGKNYCRFEGRLIFPIFDTMNRVIGFGGRIIDDSQAPKYMNSPDTLIFSKSKVLYGLNIAKSSKEKDFVVVEGYMDVISLHQEGIDNVVGVLGTALTQDHSFLLRRYKNEVVLCLDSDQAGKNAAFRSADILYQNGLMVKVMELENAKDPDEYIKKFGKDAFLLKKQNAMFVIDFKIKQISSNYDLSKSDQKFKFVREYFEKILMPITNEVERQEYVKKLSQLTQIDEDAILKEFTKNENIKLKRIESIQHFKQVQQKSNLTEEERIKKNDIDLLSIYVEWANKSESVRNAVTEDDFCTEDIKILFSSIKNLINEGMELTYSMLLTFVNDEKILSELTNFSSKGFETEEAAKRAIEELKTNNNRMLWLRREMLEAQKRGDNEKVLKLQMLIRKIKDRKEGI, from the coding sequence TTGATTTTTATTAAAAATGCTAAAAGGTATTTTAAAAAATTTGTCGAAATAAAATTAAATTGTCTTAAAAAACGCGAAGGTGAACATGATGTGCTGGAAAGAGTTGTAGAACAGGTCCTCAGCAAGATTGACATTGTTGATGTTGTCTCAATGTATGTCCCGCTTAAAAAAGTGGGAGCAAATTTCAGAGCGCTTTGTCCTTTTCATCAAGAGAGGACGCCCTCTTTTTATGTCTCACCGGCAAAGCAGATATTTCACTGTTTTGGCTGTGGAGTTGGCGGCAATGCTATCCATTTTGTTATGCGCATAGAGAATTTGACCTTTACAGAAGCGCTCAAAGTATTAGCCCAGAAAGCAAAGATTGACGTAGACTTTTCTCAATCTCAATCAGCAAAAGACAGAGCTTTGGCAAAACAAAAAGAAGAGCTTATTTCGCTTCACCATGACTGTTTTGAATATTTTCAGAGTCAGCTGTATTTGAGGAAAAACATAGATGCTGCAAGGTATGTTTTGAAAAGGGGGATAAGAAAAGAAACTGCAAAGCAGTTCGGGCTTGGATTTTGCCCTGAGAATAACAACTTGTATGAGATGCTCTCAAAAAAGTATTCCAAAGAGATTATTGATAAAAGTGGAATTTTTATTGAGAGAAATGGAAAGAATTATTGTAGATTCGAAGGCAGGCTCATTTTTCCTATATTCGATACAATGAACAGAGTAATTGGGTTTGGTGGTCGTATAATTGACGACTCCCAAGCACCTAAATACATGAATTCACCCGATACTCTTATATTTTCAAAATCGAAGGTTTTATATGGTCTTAACATTGCAAAGTCAAGCAAAGAAAAAGATTTTGTGGTTGTGGAAGGGTATATGGATGTCATTTCTCTTCATCAGGAAGGAATAGACAATGTTGTAGGGGTTTTGGGCACAGCACTGACACAGGACCACAGTTTTCTTCTGCGCAGGTACAAAAACGAAGTTGTACTTTGCTTAGACAGTGACCAGGCAGGCAAAAATGCCGCGTTTAGAAGTGCTGATATACTTTACCAAAATGGGCTTATGGTAAAGGTTATGGAACTTGAAAATGCAAAAGACCCTGACGAGTATATAAAAAAGTTTGGAAAGGATGCGTTTTTACTAAAGAAACAAAATGCTATGTTTGTAATAGATTTTAAAATAAAGCAGATATCTTCTAATTATGATTTGTCAAAATCAGACCAGAAGTTTAAGTTTGTAAGAGAATACTTTGAAAAGATTTTGATGCCAATTACAAACGAGGTTGAAAGGCAGGAATATGTAAAGAAGCTATCCCAGCTCACACAAATTGATGAAGATGCAATATTAAAGGAATTTACCAAAAATGAAAATATAAAACTAAAACGCATAGAAAGTATTCAACATTTTAAACAAGTTCAGCAAAAAAGTAATTTAACTGAAGAAGAGAGAATCAAAAAAAATGATATAGACCTTTTATCTATCTATGTGGAGTGGGCTAACAAGTCAGAAAGCGTCAGAAATGCTGTTACCGAGGATGATTTTTGCACCGAGGATATAAAAATACTTTTCAGTTCAATAAAAAACTTAATTAATGAGGGGATGGAATTGACCTATTCGATGCTTTTGACCTTTGTTAATGACGAAAAAATATTATCAGAACTTACAAACTTTTCCTCAAAAGGATTCGAAACAGAAGAAGCTGCCAAGAGAGCGATAGAAGAACTGAAAACAAACAATAATAGAATGTTGTGGTTAAGACGTGAGATGTTGGAGGCACAAAAGAGAGGAGATAATGAAAAGGTATTGAAGTTACAAATGCTAATTAGAAAAATCAAAGACAGAAAGGAGGGAATTTAA
- a CDS encoding deoxyguanosinetriphosphate triphosphohydrolase, protein MKVREYQESLEEKILSPYATLSKNTKGRQKPEQKCDVRTEFQRDRDRIIHSKSFRRLKHKTQVFISPEGDHYRTRLTHALEVAQIARTIARALRLNEDLTEAIALGHDLGHTPFGHAGEDILNKITTTGFSHNVQSLRVVDFLEGEDGLNLTFEVRDGILNHVWGRTPATLEGRVVQFADRIAYINHDIDDAMRAGILKEDDLPKDCLKILGFSKRERINTLIRDIIKNSMDKPEISMSEDVFYAMQTLRSFMFENVYIGSEAKKDESKAKYIIQALYEYFMSNCDALPDDVKKNIDRFGKEQAIVDYIAGMTDRYAMRKFYELFLPSPWNKL, encoded by the coding sequence TTGAAAGTAAGAGAGTATCAGGAGAGTTTGGAAGAAAAGATTCTTTCACCGTATGCGACACTTTCAAAAAACACAAAAGGAAGACAAAAACCTGAACAGAAATGCGATGTGAGAACAGAATTCCAAAGAGACAGAGATAGAATCATACATTCCAAATCTTTCAGAAGACTCAAACATAAAACCCAGGTGTTCATATCACCAGAAGGTGACCACTACAGAACACGGCTCACACACGCTTTGGAAGTTGCACAGATTGCAAGGACAATTGCAAGAGCTCTGAGGCTCAACGAAGATTTGACAGAGGCAATAGCTCTTGGTCATGATTTGGGTCACACACCATTTGGCCATGCAGGTGAGGATATCTTAAACAAGATAACCACAACCGGATTTTCACACAACGTCCAGAGTTTACGGGTTGTTGATTTTCTGGAAGGTGAAGACGGTCTTAACCTTACATTTGAGGTCAGAGACGGGATTTTGAATCATGTTTGGGGAAGGACACCTGCCACTTTAGAGGGCAGAGTTGTCCAGTTTGCAGACAGGATTGCCTATATCAACCATGACATTGACGATGCAATGAGAGCAGGTATATTGAAAGAAGATGACCTACCTAAAGATTGCCTCAAAATCTTGGGATTTTCTAAGAGAGAGAGAATTAATACATTAATTAGGGATATAATAAAAAATAGTATGGACAAGCCAGAAATCTCCATGAGCGAAGATGTTTTTTATGCAATGCAAACTTTGCGAAGTTTCATGTTTGAAAATGTGTATATTGGTTCTGAGGCCAAAAAGGATGAGAGTAAAGCCAAATATATTATACAGGCTCTTTATGAGTATTTTATGTCGAACTGTGATGCATTGCCTGACGATGTAAAAAAGAATATCGACAGATTTGGCAAGGAACAGGCAATAGTAGACTATATAGCCGGAATGACAGACAGGTATGCTATGCGAAAGTTTTATGAATTATTCTTACCATCACCGTGGAACAAGCTTTGA